A part of Drosophila ananassae strain 14024-0371.13 chromosome 2R, ASM1763931v2, whole genome shotgun sequence genomic DNA contains:
- the LOC6507461 gene encoding uncharacterized protein LOC6507461 isoform X3, translating to MHGYPVMQFVQYSMPPPCSWVPAPPPSSANVDSHHRGSAHRHGVGIKKYVVWCLICGGFSCLLGVLFLGVYFLLHSYTITVGNFETVPTFVPATLLILTGICIMSLARRRNRYSYLIKLSGACGLVSALTCALVTVTTTVLHMSRLQALRECEYAQKTRTCTCYSDLIESQVDRVDKEGVRLVFDSLSDCNVVHGSLYSCLRAIFGLSVAGVLIAVFSCMLVYQLLSHERKKMYWEQLELRCRSLYASQAPPPALGPGRMLNCRCCEQCHAHRQLTLPLQATGYPWDEASVAAAVAAGGGGGEQRFWTAQPPGNFYSPNPGGEDTVGACRAGDRGGAAGGTGGGRSSSGWSWPRMPWQRTTPDAGHRFRQATASPDSQYGFSSSATAAGDTNQMLIEEPAVTGAYNGIPPPSALPYGVWGPPPPYSDPNSPARRGYYQYLQPTACLAGNQPTTATTLSQEPVHPTLQHPHTHLPHSQQQQLQQLQLQRLQSQSATLERMDGLSSVGNVNSLVAATRSSAYKSKVEYENTPSDSDGGNTRERERCSNTLPTRKLKKRLEAGTGAKSIGPQSNPGQQRPNVQQLFAKQELVPQPANPPQQAQPQSAGVENSAYQDSNGAIAKEQAGSGSGLADPAESEVYFADVSSCCNMSVKNDSFYDNAQKQPSHAHNHSHTHAHAHQHQHQHSNCSHSSGQSNANEDYLAQRFGRGREHSVRSRLPIPQARRGEDDYESSNLNMPTVKEQQLQKEISRQSMCSVESEAKTEFTDLSPSTPCGGNLPLPPPANFASDPPTSGSQQSSNFVASFPYSSESQCLEAHRRSTKNIHELLLAGAGGGSVGGVAAGGGGTSAIAGDSHYEVINDRGNHYHHRPQQAKSKSTKPKTRSREQLDIYSSSGADRSDWSSDGGRL from the exons ATGCACGGCTATCCGGTGATGCAGTTCGTGCAGTACAGCATGCCCCCACCCTGCTCCTGGGTCCCAGCTCCTCCGCCATCCTCAGCGAACGTCGATTCCCATCATCGCGGCTCCG CTCATCGTCATGGAGTCGGGATCAAGAAGTACGTGGTGTGGTGCCTCATCTGCGGTGGCTTCAGCTGCTTGTTGGGTGTTCTATTCCTGGGCGTCTACTTCCTGCTCCACTCTTACACTATAACCGTCGGTAACTTCGAGACTGTGCCAACCTTTGTGCCCGCCACCCTCCTCATCCTCACGGGCATTTGCATCATGAGCCTAGCCAGGCGGCGCAATCGCTACAGTTACTTG ATTAAATTGTCCGGAGCTTGTGGCTTGGTGTCCGCCCTGACTTGCGCCCTGGTGACAGTAACCACCACTGTGCTCCACATGAGTCGCCTGCAGGCCCTGAGAGAATGTGAATATGCTCAAAAGACCCGCACCTGCACCTGCTATTCGGACCTCATTGAATCCCAGGTGGATCGTGTAGATAAGG AAGGAGTGCGCCTGGTGTTTGACTCCCTCTCCGATTGCAACGTTGTCCACGGATCCCTCTACTCGTGCCTCAGAGCCATCTTTGGCTTATCCGTGGCAGGAGTTCTTATCGCAGTCTTTAGCTGCATGCTGGTCTACCAGCTCCTCAGCCACGAGCGCAAGAAGATGTACTGGGAGCAGCTGGAGCTGCGTTGCCGCTCTTTGTACGCCAGCCAAGCACCCCCGCCGGCGCTGGGCCCTGGTAGGATGCTGAACTGCCGCTGCTGCGAACAGTGCCACGCCCACCGCCAGCTGACATTGCCCCTGCAGGCCACTGGGTACCCTTGGGATGAGGCGTctgtggcggcggcggtggcggccgGAGGTGGTGGCGGTGAACAGCGCTTCTGGACTGCCCAGCCGCCTGGAAACTTCTACTCCCCGAACCCAGGAGGGGAAGACACCGTGGGAGCCTGCCGCGCTGGTGACAGAGGAGGAGCTGCTGGTGGCACTGGAGGAGGGCGGAGCAGCAGTGGCTGGAGCTGGCCCCGCATGCCCTGGCAAAGGACCACGCCGGATGCGGGGCATCGCTTTCGGCAGGCGACCGCCAGCCCGGACTCGCAGTATGGATTCAGCTCCTCGGCAACTGCTGCGGGGGATACCAACCAAATGCTGATTGAAGAACCAGCTGTGACTGGCGCCTACAATGGCATACCGCCTCCAAGTGCTTTGCCTTACGGCGTCTGGGGTCCACCGCCCCCCTACAGTGATCCTAATAGTCCGGCCAGACGGGGCTACTACCAGTATCTGCAGCCCACGGCGTGTCTGGCGGGGAACCAGCCTACTACAGCCACAACCCTTAGCCAGGAGCCGGTGCATCCAACTTTGCAGCATCCACACACCCATCTCCCGCactcccagcagcagcagttgcagcAACTCCAGCTGCAGCGCCTCCAAAGCCAGTCCGCCACTCTGGAGCGCATGGATGGCCTCAGCAGTGTTGGGAACGTAAACTCATTAGTGGCAGCCACTCGCTCCTCTGCCTACAAGTCCAAGGTGGAGTACGAAAACACGCCGTCCGACAGTGATGGTGGAAATACTCGCGAACGCGAACGCTGCTCCAACACTCTGCCCACAAGGAAGCTCAAGAAGCGCCTGGAGGCGGGAACCGGTGCCAAAAGCATTGGTCCGCAGAGCAACCCCGGCCAGCAGCGCCCCAATGTCCAGCAACTATTCGCCAAGCAGGAGCTGGTGCCACAGCCGGCAAATCCGCCCCAGCAAGCACAGCCCCAATCCGCGGGGGTTGAGAATAGCGCTTACCAAGACTCTAACGGAGCCATAGCGAAGGAGCAGGCTGGATCCGGGTCAGGATTAGCGGATCCCGCGGAGTCGGAAGTGTACTTTGCCGATGTGAGCAGTTGCTGCAACATGTCCGTAAAGAATGACAGCTTCTACGACAATGCTCAGAAGCAGCCCAGCCATGCCCACAATCACAGCCACACCCATGCACACGCtcatcagcatcagcaccaGCACAGTAATTGCAGTCACAGCAGCGGACAGAGCAATGCCAACGAGGACTATCTGGCCCAGAGATTCGGCCGGGGTCGTGAGCACTCCGTCCGAAGTCGGCTGCCTATTCCACAGGCCCGGCGCGGCGAGGATGACTACGAGAGCTCGAACCTAAATATGCCGACCGTAAAGGAGCAGCAGCTTCAGAAGGAGATCTCGCGCCAGAGCATGTGCTCCGTTGAGTCTGAAGCCAAGACGGAGTTCACAGACCTGTCGCCTTCGACGCCATGCGGCGGCAATCTGCCCCTGCCTCCGCCGGCCAACTTTGCCAGCGATCCGCCGACCAGCGGTAGCCAGCAATCGTCCAACTTCGTGGCCTCGTTTCCGTACTCGTCGGAGTCGCAGTGCCTGGAGGCGCATCGACGCTCCACCAAGAATATTCACGAGCTGCTGTTAGCCGGAGCAGGCGGTGGCAGCGTTGGAGGAGTCGCAGCAGGCGGAGGAGGAACCTCGGCCATTGCTGGGGACTCCCACTATGAAGTGATCAACGATCGGGGGAACCACTACCATCACCGCCCTCAGCAGGCCAAGAGCAAGTCAACGAAGCCCAAGACCCGGTCGCGGGAGCAGCTGGACATCTACAGCAGCAGTGGAGCAGACCGATCTGACTGGTCCTCGGATGGAGGTCGGTTGTGA